One window of Arthrobacter oryzae genomic DNA carries:
- a CDS encoding serine hydrolase domain-containing protein has protein sequence MDSFLREQIDVLGVPGAAVAVVRDRRQVHSAAFGRADESGRAMTARTPVLLASTTKSLTSIAVMQQVEAGRLRLDEPVQTYLPWFTLKDSRSSAITVRHLLHQASGMASKDTAFEASEAQDVAALEEGVRALSESPLAGTPGEAFGYASANYNTLGLLVQTVSGQPFADYMQQHVFGPLDMANSHPTRAAARADNAADGYSRWFGAFWRQTDGPAPTTGMPSSTMYSSAQDLGHELMALLDGGRYGGARILRSDSVEAMFESRVQVDGSKRYAMGWFTRPLVESADPAAPPVHEGTLPLLLEHQGEWGNSHTYLAMIPSARLGVALVINGNDTAAPSRLKAIDTNLLRILHGRPPVPAVVHEDWLQQYSWAVSLALLLAELLSLWLALRFLLARRHAPAGKRWTPLAWAAAALALDGFALWLCLVYAPARFDTHLSVIVRQFPDVGVSLGPALALAVLWPIPRTVWLLLTMRAGPEAKPPELHRPRV, from the coding sequence GTGGACTCCTTCCTGCGGGAACAAATCGATGTCCTCGGGGTTCCCGGCGCTGCCGTCGCCGTCGTCCGCGACCGACGCCAGGTGCACTCGGCCGCTTTTGGCCGGGCCGATGAGTCCGGGCGGGCGATGACCGCCCGGACGCCCGTCCTGCTGGCCTCAACCACCAAATCACTCACGTCCATCGCCGTGATGCAGCAGGTTGAGGCCGGCAGACTGCGGCTGGATGAACCGGTGCAGACCTACCTGCCCTGGTTCACGCTGAAAGACAGCCGGTCGTCGGCCATCACGGTCAGGCACCTGCTCCACCAGGCCAGCGGCATGGCTTCGAAGGACACGGCATTCGAAGCCTCCGAAGCCCAGGACGTGGCGGCACTCGAAGAAGGGGTGCGGGCCCTGTCGGAGTCCCCGCTTGCCGGCACCCCGGGTGAAGCATTCGGCTATGCCAGTGCCAACTACAACACCCTGGGCCTCCTGGTGCAGACGGTCTCCGGCCAGCCGTTCGCGGACTACATGCAACAGCACGTCTTCGGGCCGCTCGACATGGCGAACAGCCATCCGACCCGGGCTGCTGCCCGCGCAGACAACGCCGCCGACGGCTACTCGCGGTGGTTCGGCGCGTTCTGGCGCCAGACCGACGGGCCCGCACCCACCACCGGAATGCCGTCCTCCACGATGTACTCGTCAGCCCAGGACCTGGGCCACGAACTGATGGCACTGCTCGACGGCGGCCGGTACGGTGGCGCCCGGATCCTCCGGTCCGACAGCGTTGAGGCGATGTTCGAGTCACGCGTCCAGGTGGACGGATCCAAGCGCTACGCCATGGGCTGGTTCACCCGGCCGCTTGTGGAGTCCGCCGATCCGGCAGCACCGCCCGTCCACGAGGGAACGCTGCCTCTTCTCCTGGAGCATCAGGGCGAGTGGGGCAACAGCCACACCTACCTGGCCATGATTCCGTCCGCCCGGCTTGGCGTGGCCCTGGTCATCAACGGCAATGACACCGCTGCCCCCTCACGGCTGAAGGCAATCGACACCAACCTCCTGCGGATTCTCCACGGCCGGCCCCCGGTGCCTGCGGTGGTGCACGAGGACTGGCTGCAGCAGTACAGTTGGGCGGTGTCGCTCGCACTCCTGCTGGCGGAACTGCTGAGCCTGTGGCTGGCGCTCCGGTTCCTGCTAGCGCGAAGACATGCCCCTGCCGGAAAGCGGTGGACTCCCCTGGCCTGGGCCGCTGCGGCCCTCGCCCTCGACGGGTTTGCCCTGTGGCTATGCCTCGTTTACGCCCCCGCCCGGTTCGACACCCACCTGTCCGTCATCGTCCGCCAGTTTCCCGACGTCGGCGTCTCGCTGGGCCCGGCGCTCGCACTGGCCGTCCTGTGGCCGATCCCGCGGACGGTCTGGCTGCTTCTGACGATGAGGGCCGGGCCGGAAGCGAAACCGCCGGAGCTCCACCGGCCCCGTGTATAG
- a CDS encoding bile acid:sodium symporter family protein, with protein MSSLSESSTTASAAEERSARIAVTLFPLLILAGGAVALAAPTAFTGLAPWINPLLGLIMFGMGLTLTPPDFTVIAKRPIPVVIGVIAQYAIMPFLGWLVAAALGLPPALAAGVILVGCCPGGTASNVVSYLAKGDVALSVAMTTVSTLIAPLLTPVLALWLAGQYMPVDAGSMAWSIVQIVLFPVLLGLVIRLFLPGLVNKALPALPWISVLAITLVVVAVVAGSAKAIFAAGLLVLVAVILHNGLGYALGYGAARLFRLPVPSRRTTAIEVGMQNSGLAAGLARQYLTPEAALPGAIFSVWHNVSGAVLAAYWRRRSTPAVRDGEPVTAAAN; from the coding sequence ATGTCTTCCTTATCCGAATCTTCGACGACGGCATCAGCCGCCGAAGAACGCAGCGCCCGCATCGCCGTCACGCTTTTCCCCCTCCTGATCCTGGCCGGAGGAGCCGTAGCGCTTGCCGCCCCCACGGCCTTCACCGGGCTGGCCCCCTGGATCAACCCCCTCCTGGGACTCATCATGTTCGGCATGGGGCTGACACTCACGCCCCCTGACTTCACCGTCATTGCCAAGCGACCTATCCCGGTGGTGATCGGAGTCATTGCCCAGTACGCCATCATGCCGTTCCTGGGCTGGCTGGTCGCGGCTGCGCTGGGGCTGCCTCCCGCACTGGCCGCTGGCGTCATCCTGGTGGGCTGCTGCCCCGGCGGAACAGCTTCCAACGTGGTGTCCTACCTGGCCAAGGGCGACGTTGCCTTGTCCGTGGCCATGACCACCGTTTCGACACTGATTGCGCCGCTGCTGACCCCTGTGCTGGCCTTGTGGCTGGCCGGCCAGTACATGCCCGTGGATGCCGGTTCGATGGCGTGGTCCATCGTCCAGATTGTGCTGTTCCCTGTGCTGCTGGGACTTGTCATCCGGCTCTTCCTGCCGGGCCTGGTCAACAAGGCATTGCCTGCCCTTCCCTGGATTTCGGTCCTCGCCATCACCCTTGTGGTGGTTGCAGTGGTTGCCGGAAGCGCCAAGGCCATCTTCGCCGCCGGACTGCTGGTTCTCGTGGCCGTTATCCTGCACAACGGCCTGGGCTATGCCCTCGGCTACGGTGCTGCGCGTTTGTTCCGGCTGCCGGTTCCGTCCCGGCGCACCACCGCGATCGAGGTGGGCATGCAGAACTCGGGCCTTGCAGCAGGGCTGGCGCGGCAGTACCTGACTCCCGAAGCGGCCCTGCCCGGCGCCATCTTCTCCGTCTGGCACAACGTGTCCGGCGCGGTCCTGGCCGCCTACTGGCGCCGCCGCAGCACTCCTGCTGTACGCGACGGCGAGCCGGTTACGGCGGCTGCAAACTAA